DNA from Mucilaginibacter mallensis:
AATGAGGAAGCTATTGCTAATTTGCAGGATGTGCCACACTCAGCCAAATACACGCCTTTACCAACGCTTGATTACTTGTTGGGCTGTGCCAAATTATGCCGTATGGATAGCGACGCCTATGTGTATCTGCTTAAATATATTGACGAGTACAAAGGCGTAAATTATATTAAGGACTCGTACCTTAAAGTGGCTTACTGTTACTTTTTCAGGAACGATGAGGCCAAGTACAACTACTATCTGAAACTGGCCCGTACAAAAGGTTATACCACCGATGAAAAGGACAAACAGGCGCTAAAGGAAGCAAATGATAATCGCCCGGATTATGATTTACTGAAAGCCAGGTTTTATTGCGATGGCGGTTATTACGATAAGGCACTTGCCCAGTTAAAAGGCAAACAGGAGGGTGAACTTAAATTGCTGCGCGATAAAATTGAACTGAACTACAGGCTGGGCCGTATCTACGAAAAGATGAATAAGTTTAACGATGCCATAGCCTGGTATCAGAAAGCGATAAATATCGGGAAAACAAGTACCTACTATTATGCTGCCAACGCTGCCCTGAGCATCGGCGGTATTTATGAATACATAAAAGATGATTACATGGCAGCCAATTACTACAAACAGGCGCTGGATATGCGAAATCATGAATACCAAAGCAGTATTGATACCCAGGCAAAAGATGGCCTGGAAAGGATGCACCGCTAGTCTTAAGTCTTAAGTCATAAGTCTACAGTCTGAAGTCGAAAGTTAAAAGAACAGAATCCGGCTTGGGACTTTAGACTCAAGACTCAGAACTCAAAACTATCACTTATATGTTATCCCTTCATCGGTGTAGCGGATATTGCTTTCAATGCATTTGATATGGTGTTTGTTTACTTTCTGCTTTAACTCATCAAAATTAAAATCATGATTTGTGCCGCAATCCAGCATGGTAGCATGCAGGGTAGGGCGCAAACTTTCAAAGTATTCTACAACGTTGCTGCACCATATCAGCTGGCAATCGCCTTTTATGCGGGTAACAATTTCATATAAGCCCTCATCAAATTTAATGTTTCTTACATGCATACTTTCCAGTTTTCCTTGTGGGTAAAATAGCAGTAGGTTGCCGGGTTGGGATAATATTTCGGCGGCATAATCAAAGCTTTCCTGTATGGAGCGTTTGCCCGGCTCAACTGAAAAGCTGCCGATATACTGCAACCATTTATTTTTTAACATCTGTTTTTTTAACGACATGGCATAAATACGTTTCACACCACCCGGTTTGTTAAAGTATTTATAGCACATATAAAATGCCCAAAAACCATCCCAAAAACTAAAATGATTACACATTAATATGTAAGAGTGGTTGGGTTTTAAGTCTACCGTTTTTACGATCAGTTTATTTGATCGGCGTTTAAAAACAAGGCCTATGATAAAACCGAAACATTTGATGAAGAAAGGAGATAATGGTTTTGATTTGATGATCATAGCAATAAACCAGATAACGCGGAAACAAAGTTTTTGTTGATAAGCTCATGGTGCTCATCTAAAATTACAATTTCGGCCTGTTTAAATTTAGCGAAAAAAGCCTTGCCTATTGATGGCGGGTACATTTTATCGCGTTTGCCAAATATAAATATGCTGCGAATGTTATATTCAGTAAGTGTTTTTATTAATTGTGCTTCATCGGTTTCAAACAGGCGCAGGTAAATAAAAGAGGCATACAGGTTAAAACGTAACTCGGGCGTATCGATCTCCTTATATAAAATATTACGTCCCACATCATCAATAAACCCGAGCCATTTGCAGAGGTTAAGCATGTTGATGAGTGCCTTTTCGCTCAATACTAATTTCTCCAGCAGTTTATTGCCGAGCTTGTATTTGCTGAAAAACTCTATCAGCTTACCGGGATATATGGACGATGGCGCGGCAACAATGTACTCATCAACCCGGCTACCCAGTTCCTCTACCACAGCGGTTACATAGTGTGTACCCATTGAATATCCGATTACCGAAAAGCGATCAATATGCTCATAAGCACAAAATTCCTCAATAAGCGCGGCAAATTGTTTTTTGGTGATGCGGGCCTTTACCGCTTCAAGGCTTTGATCGGTTAGCTTGGTTTCCTTGTGAAAGAAAAGATCGAAACCGAAAAAAGTGTATTTGCTGCCAAGCGCTGGCTCCAGCAATAAGAACTGTTTGCCATGCATGCCATAACCGTGAAAACATAGCATAGACTGCGGCCCATTACCAAATTTGTAATAATGGAGCTTAACTAATGCGTTTTCAAAGTAATGTGATGTCAAAACTATTGCGGGTTAACTGATCTCGATAAAAGCAATCGCCCAAATATAATCGCCATCGTGCGATATAGATAAACTTATTTTAAACCTGCCGGGATGCTGGTGTAAAGTTACGTTCGGTTGGCCGCCGGGTTTATCGCGGGTTATTTCTATTTTTTTCCAGCCGAGCGCTTTAGGATCGAGCTGTTTTACGGCTTTATAAACAGCCTCTTTAGCTGCCCATGTTGATGCGTAGCGTAATGCGGATTCACTAAACTGATCGCAATAAGCGATCTCAGTAGGGGTGTAAGCTTTGTTTTTGAAGGGTTCGGTTAGCGAGAGCAGGAAAGTTGGCAGGTGAACAAGGTCATTGCCGACAGCGAATTTTTTATCAGCAGCTATATCATTAACCGATTTGAATATTTTATTCTCCATCTACTGCCACGCCCATAATATTAAAACCACCATCAACATAATGAATATTGCCGGTCACTTTTTTCGATAGATCGGAGAAATAATATAAAGCGGTATCGCCAACATCGCCGGCATCAATATTACCCAGCGGAGCGGTGAATTTGCCCATTTTGCGTAAGGTACGCGCGCCACTGATCACCCCTGCAGAGGTGGTCATAACCAAACCTGCCGAAATAGCATTTACCCTGATCTTCTTCCCCCTGAAATAACTGGCCAGGTACAGTACAATATTTTCCAGCGCCGCTTTATTTATGGCCATGCCCGCATATTGCGGAAATACCCTTTGTGAAGCGTTATAAGTAAGTGTTAATATAGACGCGTTTGGCGCAAGCAGCGGCTCGGCAACACGTGCTACCCTGAGCAGAGAGTAAGCGCTGATGTTAAAGGAATCCATAAAATCCTCAAAAGGGATATTGATATAAGTTGATGGCTCTTCCTTACTGCCCGGCAGTGTATAGCACATCACCTGCTGGTTACCAAAGGCAACACCATGCAATATATAATCAATTGGGCCCAGGCCATCATGAACTGTTTGCAGAAAAGCTGTTATTTGTGCTTCATTCCTTACATCAACTTCCATGGCAAAACGGGTATCCATGCCCAGTTTTTTCATCAGGTACATTACTTCATCTTTGGTATCGGCAACATAGCTCAATGTTATTTTACAACCTGATTGATGTAGTTTTAAAGCCACATTATAAGCTATGGAACTATCGTTCCTAACTCCAAATATTACCGCGACTTTATTTGTATTGTTGATCATGTTATAAGTTGTTCTTTCCTCGCAACGACAAGGAGGAAATATTATTATTTGCGCTCGTCTGTGACGAGTGCTTAATATGTTTTGGCGATTGCATCGCCAGTCGCGTTACAAACGCTAACCCAGTTTAAGCACTCGTCACAGACGAGCGCAATTGTTAATGTAATCCAGACTTACTAAGTTTTAAACTGCTTTGTTCCTCCTCGCAATGACAAGGAGGACTGTTTATATATCTCTCGAAATAGCCATGGCGCTGTTAGTGCCGCCAAAGCCATAGTTTAAACACACTATTTGGTTTATTTCTTTTGATAGCGTTTGCTGGGGTATTAAATGCCTGTAAGCAGTTGCCGGTTTGGTTGAACCTTTCCAGCCTTCTGCTTTTTGAAAGTTTTCCAGTTCAGGGTTCAATGTATCCGAGTTTAAGCAAGGTAATACCTGTTGGTTCTCCAACATCATGATAGCGGTGATTAGCTCTACAGAACCTGCGCCACCCAGCATATGCCCAAATTGTGATTTTGGTGCCGAAACATGGTAGCCATCTTCGCCAAGTGTGTCTACAACGCTGATTAATTCAAGAATATCACCTACAGGTGTTGCCGTACCATGTACTTTAACTACATCTGGTTTAATGTGTGCATTTGCCGATAATCCTTTCCAAAGCCTTAGTTGCCCATCATATGATGGGTAGAACATATTGCCGTCACCATCTGAATTGTTGAAATATTCATCAATTACCGCGTATATTTTTGCGCCGCGTGCCTTTGCCATTTCGTATTCTTCCAATGCCACAATACCG
Protein-coding regions in this window:
- a CDS encoding 1-acyl-sn-glycerol-3-phosphate acyltransferase: MIIKSKPLSPFFIKCFGFIIGLVFKRRSNKLIVKTVDLKPNHSYILMCNHFSFWDGFWAFYMCYKYFNKPGGVKRIYAMSLKKQMLKNKWLQYIGSFSVEPGKRSIQESFDYAAEILSQPGNLLLFYPQGKLESMHVRNIKFDEGLYEIVTRIKGDCQLIWCSNVVEYFESLRPTLHATMLDCGTNHDFNFDELKQKVNKHHIKCIESNIRYTDEGITYK
- a CDS encoding alpha/beta fold hydrolase, whose product is MTSHYFENALVKLHYYKFGNGPQSMLCFHGYGMHGKQFLLLEPALGSKYTFFGFDLFFHKETKLTDQSLEAVKARITKKQFAALIEEFCAYEHIDRFSVIGYSMGTHYVTAVVEELGSRVDEYIVAAPSSIYPGKLIEFFSKYKLGNKLLEKLVLSEKALINMLNLCKWLGFIDDVGRNILYKEIDTPELRFNLYASFIYLRLFETDEAQLIKTLTEYNIRSIFIFGKRDKMYPPSIGKAFFAKFKQAEIVILDEHHELINKNFVSALSGLLL
- a CDS encoding holo-ACP synthase, with product MENKIFKSVNDIAADKKFAVGNDLVHLPTFLLSLTEPFKNKAYTPTEIAYCDQFSESALRYASTWAAKEAVYKAVKQLDPKALGWKKIEITRDKPGGQPNVTLHQHPGRFKISLSISHDGDYIWAIAFIEIS
- a CDS encoding enoyl-ACP reductase FabI encodes the protein MINNTNKVAVIFGVRNDSSIAYNVALKLHQSGCKITLSYVADTKDEVMYLMKKLGMDTRFAMEVDVRNEAQITAFLQTVHDGLGPIDYILHGVAFGNQQVMCYTLPGSKEEPSTYINIPFEDFMDSFNISAYSLLRVARVAEPLLAPNASILTLTYNASQRVFPQYAGMAINKAALENIVLYLASYFRGKKIRVNAISAGLVMTTSAGVISGARTLRKMGKFTAPLGNIDAGDVGDTALYYFSDLSKKVTGNIHYVDGGFNIMGVAVDGE